The Watersipora subatra chromosome 1, tzWatSuba1.1, whole genome shotgun sequence genome has a window encoding:
- the LOC137404373 gene encoding uncharacterized protein translates to MSLSRVALLTVLLSIGIVAVSSQPAPWCWPRHTLVVYGDPHMRVYGTSGITTCAADGWRTYLHNRYFDLVAHTSSFYVDEIELTFFSNNNRVRYITGTGSIATQLTLEPSNAFVNTHGLIFISSVPWWPNTVRIIDFNSLTVFYIRKIWTTYLIAVRTGHCILDDSCGLLIDGCPSDYLSMPGNGRKKRQVGACDSACERVPQTYRDTCLFDCEEDGGQNSQQIADISGAVPELMTRIEATDSEVVSTTTGRPTRTPPTRPTRRTRRTRQPRTTRRPRTVRPPRTARRSRAIESS, encoded by the exons ATGTCACTCTCTAGAGTTGCCCTACTTACTG TGCTCCTTTCCATTGGAATAGTGGCAGTGAGCTCACAG CCTGCTCCGTGGTGCTGGCCAAGACACACTCTAGTTGTTTATGGAGATCCTCATATGAGAGTGTATGGCACATCTGGTATAACCACCTGTGCAGCTGATGGATGGAGAACATACCTTCATAACAGATACTTTGATCTCGTTGCCCATACTTCATCGTTTTACGTAGATGAG ATAGAGTTAACATTTTTCAGCAACAACAACAGGGTGAGATATATTACTGGAACTGGGTCTATTGCTACCCAACTTACTTTGGAGCCTTCAAATGCTTTTGTGAACACACATG GGCTGATATTTATTTCTTCTGTGCCCTGGTGGCCAAACACTGTGCGAATAATCGATTTCAACTCTTTGACTGTTTTCTATATCAGAAAAATATG GACAACTTACCTGATTGCGGTAAGGACTGGACATTGCATTCTGGATGATTCTTGTGGACTACTCATTGATGGGTGCCCAAGTGACTACTTGTCAA TGCCAGGAAACGGTAGAAAGAAACGACAGGTGGGGGCTTGTGACTCAGCCTGTGAACGAGTGCCACAAACATATCGAGACACCTGCCTATTTGACTGTGAGGAAGATGGCGGGCAGAATAGCCAACAG ATTGCTGACATATCAGGAGCCGTACCAGAACTGATGACACGAATTGAGGCGACTGACTCCGAGGTCGTTAGTACTACTACTGGTAGACCAACTCGAACTCCTCCTACTCGTCCAACCAGACGTACTCGGCGTACTCGACAACCACGTACAACTCGACGACCTCGTACAGTTCGACCACCTCGTACAGCTCGAAGATCTCGAGCAATTGAAAGCTCCTAA
- the LOC137388577 gene encoding uncharacterized protein, giving the protein MAATGATTASAVPVFGGKVETYLEKLDSYYAFHGTKPDKKKHVLIMGLSEEQYETLACLTAPRKPKEVDAEDLIELLRRHYGATTNKMMERAKFREVKRSPSESVSEFVLKLRSQARTCEFQANLEENLLEQFRIGVNSKTVRDRISAMPADRQADLSEVVAIARQVEMEEKLDSMSVTTLPAVDVSAVRKQRRHGKKSPTPSSTVKKKACFRCMSEKHLSSSTDCPALHCNCNTCHKKDTLRDLNSVMENPKGLLPCLQ; this is encoded by the coding sequence ATGGCAGCAACAGGTGCAACCACAGCGTCAGCGGTTCCGGTGTTTGGTGGGAAGGTGGAGACGTATTTGGAAAAATTGGACAGTTATTATGCGTTTCATGGAACCAAACCGGACAAGAAAAAACATGTGCTCATCATGGGACTGTCAGAAGAGCAATATGAAACGCTGGCCTGCCTAACTGCACCAAGGAAGCCAAAAGAAGTGGATGCAGAGGATTTAATTGAGCTGCTGCGAAGGCATTATGGAGCAACAACGAACAAGATGATGGAGCGGGCGAAATTCAGAGAGGTGAAAAGAAGTCCATCAGAGTCAGTTTCAGAGTTTGTGCTGAAACTACGATCTCAAGCTCGAACGTGTGAGTTTCAGGCTAATTTGGAAGAAAATCTGCTAGAACAGTTCCGGATAGGTGTCAATAGTAAGACAGTTCGGGACAGAATTTCAGCAATGCCAGCTGACAGACAAGCAGACCTTTCCGAAGTGGTAGCCATAGCTCGACAAGTGGAGATGGAGGAGAAATTAGACTCGATGAGTGTCACCACCCTACCTGCAGTCGATGTCTCAGCTGTAAGGAAGCAAAGGAGGCATGGTAAGAAATCGCCTACTCCTAGTTCTACTGTTAAGAAGAAAGCATGTTTCCGGTGTATGAGCGAGAAACATCTTAGCAGCAGTACAGATTGTCCAGCCCTGCACTGTAACTGTAACACATGCCACAAAAAGGACACTTTGCGGGATCTAAATTCTGTAATGGAAAACCCAAAAGGTCTACTACCATGTCTGCAGTAA